The DNA segment gaaaaaagcctcCAGTGCATTTTTTTTGATAATGACTGGAATGGATACAGCAGTTTTTCAGCATCCCCTCACAAACCCTGATAATTTCCTTCAGGAAGGTTAGGAGGGAAAAGACCCTTCTTGCACCAGCTCATCACATGTGATGCCTCagctcttcattccctttgttCGTTCCCAACTTCTCTTCCCAGcaatgaaggaagaaaagagtTTTATCCTTCACCTTCTCACTCTCACCTTGGAatttccagctctgggatggcatCTCTGAGCAACCAACCTCCTTCCTCGCTTCCatgggcagcacagggagccagccagtgctgctggaattccagtgAATATTTGGTGGTGGTTGGACAGGACAGGGCAGTGTAGGCAGGGTCAGTGGGGGCTGTGCTGATGGAACAGGTGCAGCTGGAAGCACATGGAGTGGGTTCCAAAGATGCCATGGTCAAATACAGCGCAGAAATGAGCAGGAAAGAAGCTGTTTTCTGCTGAAACTGTCTCCAGTGTGGCATCCCAGTGGCTTCTGAAGATGTTTGTCTCTCTTTCAACAAATGGCAGGGATGTCTCAGTTAAACACCTCCTTCAGTGTtccatagaatcatggaatcacagtcactgaggttggaaaaaccctctaagatcattgagtctaCCACTGCCATTTTCACTGCTAGCCCATGTCCCAAGTGACACATCCACATGTTTCTTAAAGACTTCTAGGGATGTTGACTCCACCACTGTCCTAgtcagctgtgccagggcctgacCTGCCCTTCAGGGAAGAGATTTTCCCTGTTACCCAACCTGACTGTCcccttgaggccatttcctcttgtcctctccctgttccctgggagcagagcccgactccccccggctgtcccctcctgtcaggagctgtgcagagccaggaggtccctcctgagcctcctttgctccaggctgagccctgtcccagctccctcagcccctcctggtgctccagacccttccccctTCATCGTTCTTCTCTTACAGGGCTTTTTCAACCTTAATGGTGCTGACATTCCGTGATTCCAGGTTACTGCAGGGTGGCTCTGCTCaatgctgacagcagcaggaatgccTCCCCTCTCATCTGAcactctgcttttctttaaacACATAGAGTCTGAACCAATCCATTGCAGTATCCATCACAGGAAagtcataaataaaataaacctgaGGGGTTTCCCCCTTTTTGCTGTGTATGTTTAAGGTGATTCCTTTCTTACCCCAGCCTTCCTTTGTGGAAGCATGCCCTTGCTACCCTGCAGATGGAAATTCTCATTtcttagaagaaagaaaagacagatgTGGTTTTTCCTCTTGCTGCAAGTGCCCTGGCTGGCTCAGGGACCTGCTTGGGTTCATTGCCTGGTTTCCGTGTCACCTTGCCCAGCCATGTGGTATTTCCCAGCACTGTTCAAATCCATTAGCAGGTACATTTGCTGAAGTAAATTCAGGCTTGCTAGGGAGTGGATTACTTGCCCAGCCATTTGTCATCATATCAAAAGTCATCACTGAAGGGGATTAGCATAAAGTGCACAAATAACTTTCAACAAGAGCTTGTTCATCACTGTAattcccttctccagctcttcagggGATGTTGGGTCATTGGGCCAGGATCCAAAAGGAGCAGTCAGGCTGCTGAGGGGTTTAAGAAACTAATGATGAAAGCTCATCTAACAAAGCACCATGGAGAGATCAGCATGTGTATGGCTGAAAATGGGAAATCCTTTGCAGAATCCTAGAATCCCAGACaagtttgggtgggaagggaccatCAAAGCTCATCCAATCctaccctctgccatgggcagggtcaccttccatgaccaggctgctccaagccctgtccagtctggccttgaacacttccagggatccaggggcagctgtgcccagtttctctgagcaacctgtaccaggacctcaccaccctcacagggaagaatttcttcctgctACCACAAGTAACCCTGCCCTGTGGTAGTGATAAACCATTCCCCCTTATCCTGTTGCTACAGATTCTTGTCcagagtccctctccagctctcctaaAGCTCCTTTAGGCACAGGAGGGGACTctaaggtctccccagagccttctttTCCCCAGGTGaacccccccagctctcccagcctggctccagagcagaggggctccagcccttgcagcagctctgtgacttcctctggacttgctccagcagctccacatccttgctgtgctggaatcccagggctggagataggtggggtctcagctgagcaggacagaggggcagaatcTCCCCACCCCCCCATGAGCCTAGGATGTGGTTGGATTTGAGGTCTGTCTTTCTAACAGCCCTCTGCAGGAGGCCATCTGCACAGAAAGTGTCCCAGCTTGCTCCCTTCGGGTTTCATACAGGGCATGGCCTGAGCCAGGATGTTTAGAGGAGagggctgtgtccctgtcacAAGAGACGGAGAGATTTTATTagagcaaataaaataataccAAGGTGGACCCACTGCCATGGCTCAGGGCCCATGCCTGCACCAGGATGGCCTCCTGGGGCTTTGCTTATGGTGTCTACAGGGTGGGGTTAtatcttggtttgaaaagccaggtgtctgctaaggaaggcaggaacctcctttgaaatggaaaatgtaaactccctccctccgaattattataattttgaaattaagggactctcaggcaaaaatatgagAATAGGagtaacagttctttactaggaaaactaaaaatacaaatgcaatagtacagaaaaaaaaaccaaaaaaaaaaaaacaaaaaaaccacacaccaCACTGACAGGGTCAGAACATCAGAGCATGCCCTGGcagcctgtgggtcagggaggtggctcagccccatcccagggtggctcagccctcctgcagtgccagctgtgcttctgctggagcaggatcctgcacaaggggggagttttccttggagctccagggctggagagatgggcctgggctcctctgggaatgcagggggaagaaagctgctcctctgggaatgcagggggaaggaagctgctcctctgggaatgcaggggaaggaagctgctcctctgggaatgcagggggaaggaagctgctcctctgggaatgcagggggcaaaggctgctgtgctgttcccaggtcagattggatccaggtaggaatgcttggctcctcccctgggcagagcatctctccatggatgatggaattttctcagctgtgcagggacactcactggcccatggacagaagataattaataattaataatccACGAACAGAAGAAATCTCGTGAAGGGAGGcttggttgtggaagagataaagtgcccaatgaacagaagatacctgtcccagctctgacagatgggaaTAGAATGCACACCCCAGCTGCATCCTGCATCCTAAGACAGGCTGGCACTAGACCTGCCCAAGAGCCTGGCTGAGGATGGCCCcgtgggcacagctggagggaGAATGTGCTAATTCATAGCAGGGTTTGCTTGTCCTTTTGGTCTCTGTATGGAGCAGCTTTGTCTGAGTGTGTGGTCCCATCCTCAAGGGGTCCCGGCCATTCATTTTCCTGgtgctggtgctcacagcacAGCGTGTcagaggctgtgctgcagagcccaCGCATTGCTGACTCCCTAAGCACCCTCCTGTCCTCAGTCAGGATGCAAGATGAGGGGCACGTTAGGCTGGGGTGAATTAAAAACTCAGCAGCCAGGTGCAGGTAATGGGTTGTCATGTCCTGGCAAGCagcgggcagggctggcacgtggcaggatgctctgggagctgccccCCTGCTCCTCTGGCTTGGAGTGGAGAGCTGGCTGGGTCACTTGTCCACCATCCTCCGTGTAATGGGTGACTTAAGCCCTCTCTCCATGGGGTGTACTCCCAGATCCCTGCCCAGGATCAGAGGCATTGTCTGGGTGCCAGGTGGGAGCGGGTGGTCTGAAGTCTTCAAGCACCAGGGTGCCAGACAGGCAGCAAATCTGCCTCCCAGCAAGGCCTTAGCACTGGATTTACTGGTGTAGCTGAAGCAGAAGCAGTGTGAGCATGTCTGGGTACAAAAAGCCTGACATCTagtctgctctgtgatgtccTTTTTGTTGACTCTGTTAAAAAGAGCAGAGGGAATTGGCTGGAAGTGCTTGTGGGAGGTTTGTGCTCACTCAGAACACTGATGCTACTGATAAACCAGCAGAGGAATACTGGGCTCAACTTCCACTTCAAGGGACCATAAAGAGTTGGAATGCACCTGGAATCTATGTCTGTCAGAGGAGGTGACTGTCAGTGTGGCATGTCCTGCAGGATAGTGCTGCTGTCACCACTGGGTTTATGCAACTGTAGGAAGGAACTGTTCGATCCAGAACATTTCATTGAAATGTGGTTTACCACATCAAGCCTCTGTAGGatattcatagaatcatggaatttataagttggaaaagccctctagaTCACTGAGCCCAAACTTTCCTCCATCATTGCCATGTTcaccattaaaccatgtccccaggtgttaCATCTATACAtgttttgaacatttccaggaagTGTGCCAGGGCCTGACCACCGTTTCAGGGAGGAAATTTCCCCTGATATGCACCTACCCTGGAACCTCCCCTGACATCACTTTCCTtgtgtcctgtcccttgttccctggGCCCAGAGCCAGGattcccctgagcctccttttgtacaggctgagccccttttccagctccctcagctacttctggtgctccagacccttccccagctctgttcccttctctggacacactccagcccccagtgcccaagggcagctgaggacagcacagcagaggTTTGGAGTGATGGGGAAAGAAGCACCCAATACAGGCTTCAACCACCCTGGTGTAAGGGTCTTCTgcctccctcctgcagctgttgtGTCTCTGTCCCACAGTGAAGCTTTTCTCCACGGGGAGGTGCTTGCCCATGGAGAGAAGAGTGTGTGTGATTTTCTCAAGTTCAGCACAAACACTGGGAGATCCCTGTGTCTGTTACTCTCCTGCACCCACATCACACACAGCACAGTGATCATAGTCAGGAAGAATAACTTCACTGGAAAAGGGAAACAGTGGATTAGTTTGGATTGCAGGGAAGGCATTTCAGTTCTGGAAATGAGGATTTGAACAGCAAGATTCAGGATTTCTTAGGTGACTGAACTAAGTGCTTCAGAGGAGCTGAAGCAGTTGAAGATTCAGACAGAGATTGGAGATTCCCACTTTGGGCTGGGAAATCTCTGTGTAGCCTGGCATGAGCTGGGTGCTAGTATCTGAGGTGGGAAATTGCTGCTGCCTGGAAGCTCTGCAGTTTTTGAATTGAATGTTTAATTCTTGTTattaattacctttttttttcttcttttttttttttcttttttcttttttccttcagcatgAAAGACTTTCCAggtaagaattttctttttttcttttttttcttttttttttttgtgtaatatTTATTAGCAGCATGTTTTTGTATGGCTTTGAGGATGGATTCCCTGTCCTTCAAATCCAGCCTGGTCAGGCTATTTAGTCCTTTCATGAGCTCAGCTGTGGCACCCGTTTGCTTCTATTCTTTACTCCCCAAATTATGTACCTCAGTGCCCTCTTAGAAATGGAGCTGGATCCCAGCATGGAGATGAGAGGTTCGTGGGAAGCCAGTGCCCATGGGAGCCTGGGCTGGTACCCTGGGATGTTTTCCAGTTGTTGCAGTGGCGGTGGCTGCCGGGTTTTGGGCAGCGATCCCCAGGGCCAAGTGGAGGGTGCTGGGTCTGCCATAGCCCCCAGTCCCAACCAGCTgggccctgtgctggctgttcCAAGTTACCACAGCTCCACAGTGCTGGATCCTCCTCCTGTTCCAGGTTGGAAGCAGCTACGAACCCCACCACGAGTGACTCGTCCTACAGCGACCGTGCCTCCGGCCGCTCCAGTGCCTACAGCCGCCGGGAGAACCGGCTCGCCGCCCTCAGCAGCCGGGCAGAGGAGGAGAGCAACAGGGACTACAAGAAAGTAGGATTTTTTAAACTGCTTATTGTCACTGCACACACTGCAGAACCTGCCTGTTGCTGCAGAAACCGGCCCCGAGAATCAgtgggaagaaagagaagacatttatgttaattttctctgtttcaAAGAATccagtggtttgggttggaagggaccttaaagctcatcccattccacacctgtcatgggcagggacaccttgcactatccaggttgctccaagtcctgtcAAGCCTGggcctggacacttccagggatgaggcagccacatcttctctgggcaccctgtgctggggttTGACCACCCTGTGAGTAAAAAGTTACCTAAATTTAAACTGTCCCCTCTTGTCTGTATTTAAACTCCTTACAAAATTCAACAgctgttttcttatttctaatTCATTAATTATGAAAACATAAGTAAAGAATCcaagttggttttgttttcccttctcaTCTGTTGATGTGTGGGAGCAAAGTGATCCACTCAGCTCAGTGCTGAGGGCATGTGTCTGCTCAGAGTAGTGTGGCAGGATGGGGTTAATTAACCAGGAGCAGCCTGGTTAATTGAGCTCTTGTTTTGCATTTCAGTTGTATGAGAGTGCCCTGTCTGAAAATCAAAAGCTGAAGTCAAAGCTGCAAGAAGCCCAGCTTGAGCTGGCTGATATCAAAGCAAAGTTGGAAAAAGCAGCCCAGGTAAGGGAAAAATCCAGATCCTGACTGGAGAAACTGAATACTGACCATGACAAACCAGCACTTGTTTCAGAATAGGAAAGGGAGGGAAGCTCCTGGAAAGATGTTCTTGGGAGGGAAGGTGCCATAGAGGAGATAGAAATAAGCAAGTAATTTTGTAAATCAACATGTTGCATCCCAAGCAAGAGCATCTGTAGGCTGTCTTGGCCTTTGTCCAGCACCCTGTGAGTGCTCTCAAGTTTAATcactttctatttttaatttccatagCAGAAACAGGAGAAAACTTCTGACCGGTCCAGCATGCTGGAGATGGAGAAGAGGGTACGTGTCTCTGCTTTCTTCTGAGTCACAGTGCTTCGTGTTGCTGTGCAGGGCAGTCATTTCTAGAAGGGAAGCATTAATTAAAAGATAAGTTGTATTTTTGCCTTGAGGAGCAGTGCTCAATGATAATTGTGTTCTGACCTTTGCAGGGCCTGAGACTCTGCTGCTCTCTTTGCACATCAGCTTTGTTCTGATTCCTCTCTTTGGTTCTAAGCAGCTGAGGCCCAACGGATTGTATCACGCTGAGAGACTGTTGGTCCATTacactttaaaacatttttgatcCTTACAAATAAAGACTGGtttggggaggtgggggagCAAGGGAAAATCCTGGAAGGGCTGTTCTCAATCCCTTCGTTCCCCAGCCTGGGTTGATACCAAGGATTGCCCCAAGCCAGGGGCAGGACCTCgaacttggccttgttgaagtCAGGGCAACATCCTGTATAACTTCTGTTCAATTAGGATCACAACAGCCACAAATTCTGTGAGTTAGAAAGTAAAAACATGTCCAGCTGTTCTCAGTGAAGATGCATTAACTGTTTCCAGGATGGCTCATGCATTTTGCACTGATGAATCCCTGGATGAACTTTTTGCTGTGGGCAAACTCATCATCCACAGCACACTTGGATGCTGCTTTTTCCTCACTCTGCTTCCCTTGTAGTTCTTTGCGCAGGGGAAAGGAGCAGAACAGAGAGTGTAAATCTTGGCCTTGATGAAGGTTTCCCACTTCTCCTTTCTTAGGGCCTGTCC comes from the Lonchura striata isolate bLonStr1 chromosome 30, bLonStr1.mat, whole genome shotgun sequence genome and includes:
- the PPP1R12B gene encoding protein phosphatase 1 regulatory subunit 12B, which encodes MSSLYTRSKEYTRSRKAQSDSPPSSPSPIAKTLRHERLSRLEAATNPTTSDSSYSDRASGRSSAYSRRENRLAALSSRAEEESNRDYKKLYESALSENQKLKSKLQEAQLELADIKAKLEKAAQQKQEKTSDRSSMLEMEKREKRALERKLSEMEEEMKILTELKSDNQRLKDENGALIRVISKLSK